GAAGTAGCAGAAAAAATCCTTTCTGAGGAAAAAGCAGATTTAATAGGGGTCGCAAGAGCAATATTAAAAGATTCAAATTGGGCAAAAAATGCCATGGAAAGTTTAGATACCCAAGTTTAAGGAGATTTACTACAGAAATAAAAGGGAATGCATTTGTTCGATAGTGAAGATTTTGATAGGTGATACTAAGATCAGACGTAGTGGTTTAATAAATACTATATTCAAATGCGAAGGTTTAGACTAGAATATATTTATAAAACTTGACATGTATTTGTTAAGTTTTATGTTATATAATGATATCACAGTAAACAAATAAGAATAGTTTATAACATTATTACAGAATATTTTAATCGGTTATAATTACTACTCGTCTTTACCCAATTTAATCAAAATTTTGATAATCAGTTTTTAATTATAAAAAAATGGGAGGAATAAAAATGTTACTTCAAGAAAAATACCAATTACTTAAAGATATAATAAAGAAAAAAGAGAGTGCAGTTATTGCATTTTCAGGAGGTGTTGATAGTACGTTTCTTATAAGAGTAGCTAAGGAAGTTTTGGGCGATAAATTAATCGCTGTTACTGCAACATCTTCTACTTACCCTGAAAGAGAATTAAATGAGGCAATTAAATATGCTGAAGATATTAAAGTCAAACATATAATAATTTCTTCGGAAGAATTAGAAATTGAAGGATTTGCTATGAATCCAAAAAATAGATGTTATTTTTGTAAAAAGGAACTTTATACAAAGATTAATAATGTTGCTATAGAAAATGGAATGAATTCTGTATTTGATGGATCAAATATTGATGATACTGGGGACTACAGACCAGGAATTCAAGCCGCTAAGGAGCTTGATGTAATAAGTCCGTTAATAGAAGCTGGACTTACTAAAAAGGATATAAGAGAATTATCAAAAGAGCTTGAACTTCCAACTTGGAATAAGCCTTCATTTGCGTGTTTATCATCTAGATTCCCTTATGGAAATAAAATAACTTTATCAAAGCTAACTATGGTAGATAAGGCGGAACAAATTCTTTTAGATATGGGTATAACTCAAGTGAGAGTAAGACATCATGGAGAGATTGCAAGGATAGAAGTAGAACCATCTGAAAGAGAAAAATTTTTTGACATAGAGATAATGAATCGTATAGGTAACGAACTTAAAAAAATAGGATTTACTTATGTTACTTTGGACATGCTTGGTTATAGAACTGGAAGTATGAATGAGACTTTATCTGAAGATGATAAAATAAATGCGTAAACGGATTTTAGATGAAAGGGAATTTATGTAGATATAACGATAGGAGAGCCAGTATTTATATCAGCTGACAAATTTAATTCTGGTTGTGGATGGTCTGCTTTTGTTGAATAAAAAATATATATGTTGTGATTCAAATCACATTATAATCACAACATACTAGATATAATGTAATAAAAGAAGATAAGAAATAAGGAGGAATTAAATATGTTAAATTTTGCAGTAAGTGTGGATGTTAGGATTTATGAGCCAAGAGATAAGCATCCAGCTATTTTTAAAGCTTTTGAAGGATTAGGATCTGGTGAAATAATGGAACTTATAAATGATCATGACCCTCGTCCACTACATTATCAATTTATAATGGAGCTTCCAGAACAGTTTGAGTGGGAATATTTAGAACAAGGGCCTGAGGTATGGAGAGTTGCGATTACAAAGAAATAAATCAGAGAGGTGATTTTTATGAAAGGTTTTGTTGATAAAGATACATGTGTAGGCTGTGGAGTATGTACTGCTATATGTCCTGAGATTTTTAAAATGGGTGATGATGGAATAGCAGAAGCATCAGAAGATGAAATTTCAGATAATTTAATTGAAAGTGCAAAAGATGCTCAAGAACAGTGCCCAGTAAGCGCCATCACTGTAGAGTAAATATTAACGGAAAGTAACTAAAGGCTTATTACATAAGTTTTTGGTTGCTTTTTTATTATGTTTGAGTAAATTTTCATTAAAATTGTTAT
The DNA window shown above is from Clostridium beijerinckii and carries:
- a CDS encoding ferredoxin, whose protein sequence is MKGFVDKDTCVGCGVCTAICPEIFKMGDDGIAEASEDEISDNLIESAKDAQEQCPVSAITVE
- a CDS encoding hemerythrin is translated as MLNFAVSVDVRIYEPRDKHPAIFKAFEGLGSGEIMELINDHDPRPLHYQFIMELPEQFEWEYLEQGPEVWRVAITKK
- the larE gene encoding ATP-dependent sacrificial sulfur transferase LarE, whose protein sequence is MLLQEKYQLLKDIIKKKESAVIAFSGGVDSTFLIRVAKEVLGDKLIAVTATSSTYPERELNEAIKYAEDIKVKHIIISSEELEIEGFAMNPKNRCYFCKKELYTKINNVAIENGMNSVFDGSNIDDTGDYRPGIQAAKELDVISPLIEAGLTKKDIRELSKELELPTWNKPSFACLSSRFPYGNKITLSKLTMVDKAEQILLDMGITQVRVRHHGEIARIEVEPSEREKFFDIEIMNRIGNELKKIGFTYVTLDMLGYRTGSMNETLSEDDKINA